Proteins from a single region of Hymenobacter aquaticus:
- a CDS encoding dienelactone hydrolase family protein has protein sequence MDQRIINLFDEYTHKPLTRKEFIERLVKLTGGMALAMSALSVLDPGYAQAATIEETDKDLITEEVSWPGDEATMKGYLARPKGRKKRGAVVVIHENRGLTPHIKDVTRRVAKAGYLALGVDALSPLGGTPANEDEGRTLIGKLDAEQNLGNYLRALNYLRTRPDSNGKTGGVGFCWGGALANQLAVHDSRLNAAVAYYGMQPKPEDVAMIKAHVLLHYGGLDERVNAGAAAYEAALKAAHVPYEQFIYQGANHAFNNDSSPARYNAEAAKLAWERTLRLFQEQLS, from the coding sequence ATGGACCAGCGCATTATCAACCTGTTTGACGAATACACCCACAAGCCGCTCACGCGCAAGGAGTTTATTGAGCGCCTGGTGAAGCTGACCGGCGGCATGGCGCTGGCTATGTCGGCGCTGTCGGTGCTGGACCCCGGCTACGCCCAGGCCGCTACCATCGAGGAAACCGACAAGGATCTGATAACGGAAGAAGTAAGCTGGCCCGGCGACGAGGCCACGATGAAAGGCTACCTGGCCCGCCCCAAAGGCCGCAAAAAGCGGGGCGCGGTGGTGGTCATTCACGAAAACCGGGGCCTGACGCCCCACATCAAGGACGTGACGCGCCGCGTGGCCAAGGCCGGCTACCTGGCCCTGGGCGTCGATGCCCTGAGCCCACTGGGCGGCACGCCGGCCAACGAAGACGAAGGCCGCACCCTGATTGGCAAGCTCGATGCCGAGCAAAACCTGGGCAACTACCTGCGGGCCCTGAACTACCTGCGCACCCGCCCGGACAGCAACGGCAAAACCGGCGGCGTGGGCTTTTGCTGGGGTGGAGCCCTGGCCAACCAGCTGGCCGTACACGATTCGCGGCTCAACGCGGCCGTGGCCTACTACGGCATGCAGCCCAAGCCCGAAGACGTGGCCATGATCAAAGCCCACGTGCTGCTGCACTACGGCGGGCTGGATGAGCGGGTGAATGCCGGGGCAGCGGCTTACGAAGCAGCCCTGAAGGCCGCGCACGTGCCGTACGAGCAGTTTATCTACCAGGGCGCCAACCACGCCTTCAACAACGACTCCTCCCCCGCCCGCTACAACGCCGAAGCGGCCAAGCTGGCCTGGGAACGAACCCTGCGCCTGTTCCAGGAACAGCTTTCGTAG
- a CDS encoding M28 family metallopeptidase, with protein sequence MRPFALLFLIGCSLLPAAAVAQQAEKADPLMLTKIRDEGMDRSRVMETAFYLTDVCGPRLAGSAGLQRANEWTKTQLAGWGLTNAAVEPWGTFGRGWDIEKSYVAMTAPYYHALLGAPKAWTPSTSGPLKKSVVVVKAATEADLDKYKGQLRDKIVLTEVANPPKTTFEPDARRYTAEELKKLTETPAAPTTAPDTDRMAARRAQLALRAKMADFYLSEGAAAVLSTRGGSDGTFFTSNGAPYAADAKPVLPEMEMAPEDQLRLIRLAEAGIPVEIELETRTLFQTQDLKGYNVVAEIPGTDRKLKHEVVMLGAHLDSWHAATGATDNAAGCAVMMEAVRILKAAGVQPRRTIRIALWGEEEQGLHGSKNYVKNHFADPATMQVLPDHAKLAAYFNLDNGAGKIRGIYAQGNAAVAPIFTDWLKPLADLGATTVTLRNTGGTDHLSFDAVGLPGFQFIQDPLDYGTRTHHTNMDTYERLPADDLKQASVVVATFVYHAAMRDQKLPRKPQPPAGKPQ encoded by the coding sequence ATGCGCCCTTTCGCTCTTCTCTTCCTTATTGGCTGCTCCCTGCTGCCTGCCGCCGCCGTGGCCCAGCAGGCCGAAAAAGCCGACCCGCTCATGCTCACCAAAATCCGGGACGAGGGCATGGACCGCTCCCGGGTAATGGAAACCGCGTTTTACCTCACCGACGTGTGCGGGCCGCGCCTGGCGGGCTCGGCCGGTTTGCAGCGCGCCAACGAGTGGACCAAAACCCAGCTGGCCGGCTGGGGCCTGACCAATGCAGCCGTCGAGCCCTGGGGCACGTTTGGCCGGGGCTGGGATATCGAGAAGTCGTACGTGGCCATGACGGCCCCGTATTACCACGCCCTGCTGGGAGCCCCCAAAGCCTGGACGCCTTCTACCAGCGGCCCGCTGAAAAAGAGCGTGGTAGTGGTAAAAGCCGCTACCGAGGCGGATCTGGACAAGTACAAAGGCCAGCTGCGCGACAAAATCGTGCTGACGGAAGTCGCCAATCCGCCCAAAACTACCTTCGAGCCCGATGCCCGGCGCTACACCGCCGAGGAGCTGAAAAAGCTCACGGAAACGCCCGCCGCGCCGACTACCGCCCCGGATACCGACCGGATGGCAGCCCGTCGGGCCCAACTAGCCCTGCGCGCCAAAATGGCCGACTTCTACCTGAGCGAAGGCGCCGCGGCGGTGCTCAGCACCCGGGGCGGCTCCGACGGCACGTTCTTTACCAGCAACGGCGCCCCCTACGCGGCCGACGCCAAACCGGTACTGCCGGAAATGGAAATGGCCCCCGAAGACCAGCTGCGGCTGATTCGGCTGGCCGAAGCCGGCATTCCGGTGGAAATTGAGCTGGAAACCCGCACCCTCTTCCAAACCCAGGATCTGAAGGGCTACAACGTGGTGGCCGAAATTCCGGGCACCGACCGGAAGCTGAAGCACGAAGTAGTCATGCTGGGTGCCCACCTCGACTCCTGGCACGCGGCCACCGGGGCTACCGATAACGCCGCCGGCTGTGCCGTGATGATGGAAGCCGTCCGCATCCTGAAAGCGGCCGGCGTGCAGCCCCGCCGCACCATCCGGATTGCGCTGTGGGGGGAGGAGGAGCAGGGCCTGCACGGCTCGAAAAACTACGTTAAAAACCACTTTGCCGACCCCGCCACCATGCAGGTGCTGCCCGACCACGCCAAGCTGGCCGCGTACTTTAACCTCGACAACGGCGCCGGCAAAATCCGGGGTATCTACGCGCAGGGCAACGCGGCCGTAGCCCCGATTTTCACGGACTGGCTAAAACCCCTGGCCGACTTGGGTGCCACTACCGTCACGCTGCGCAACACCGGCGGCACCGACCACCTGTCGTTCGACGCGGTGGGCCTGCCCGGCTTCCAGTTTATTCAAGACCCGCTCGACTACGGTACGCGCACCCACCACACCAACATGGACACCTACGAGCGTCTCCCCGCCGACGACCTCAAGCAGGCTTCCGTGGTAGTGGCCACGTTTGTCTACCACGCTGCCATGCGCGACCAGAAGCTGCCACGCAAGCCCCAGCCCCCGGCCGGCAAGCCTCAGTAG
- a CDS encoding response regulator, whose product MSKLSSILLVDDDPITNFLNQRLLTELSLADKLLVALNGKEALALIEEHCPTDCPDLILLDVNMPVMNGFDFLLAYEDLGVGQQQSIIIVLTTSLHPRDVERVATLNIAGFLNKPLTRDKVEEILRQHFGRELPA is encoded by the coding sequence ATGTCGAAACTCTCCTCTATCCTGCTAGTCGACGACGATCCTATTACCAACTTTCTAAACCAGCGTCTGCTCACCGAGCTTAGTCTGGCCGATAAGCTGCTGGTAGCTCTCAACGGCAAAGAAGCCCTTGCTCTGATTGAGGAGCATTGCCCCACTGATTGCCCGGACCTGATTCTGCTGGACGTGAACATGCCCGTGATGAACGGCTTCGATTTCCTGCTGGCCTACGAGGATCTGGGGGTGGGACAGCAGCAAAGCATCATCATCGTGCTGACGACTTCCCTGCATCCGCGCGACGTGGAGCGGGTGGCGACGCTCAACATTGCCGGCTTTCTGAACAAGCCCCTGACCCGGGACAAGGTCGAGGAAATCCTGCGGCAGCACTTTGGCCGCGAGCTGCCCGCGTAG